One part of the Leclercia sp. LSNIH1 genome encodes these proteins:
- a CDS encoding Yip1 family protein translates to MNHVWGLFSHPDREMHVIRSENETVSHHYTHHVLLMAAVPVICAFIGTTQIGWDFDDGNIVKLSWTTGLALAAVFYALMLAGVAVMGRVIYWMARRYPQRPSLAHCMVFAGYVATPLFLSGIVALYPIVWLCALVGTLALFYTGYLLYIGIPTFLNINKEEGRSFSGSTLAIGVLLLEVLLALTVILWGYGYRLF, encoded by the coding sequence ATGAACCATGTCTGGGGACTCTTTTCCCATCCCGATCGTGAAATGCACGTGATCAGAAGCGAAAACGAAACGGTCAGCCATCACTATACCCACCATGTGTTGTTGATGGCCGCCGTACCGGTAATTTGCGCGTTCATTGGTACCACGCAAATTGGCTGGGATTTTGACGACGGCAACATTGTAAAACTTTCGTGGACAACCGGACTGGCGCTGGCCGCGGTCTTTTACGCGCTGATGCTGGCAGGGGTGGCGGTAATGGGGCGGGTGATTTACTGGATGGCGCGTCGCTATCCGCAGCGTCCTTCCCTGGCGCACTGCATGGTGTTTGCCGGTTACGTGGCAACGCCGCTATTTTTAAGCGGGATTGTGGCGCTCTATCCTATTGTCTGGCTCTGCGCGCTGGTGGGCACCCTGGCGCTGTTTTATACCGGTTATCTGCTCTATATCGGTATTCCTACCTTCCTGAATATCAATAAAGAGGAGGGCCGCAGCTTTTCCGGTTCTACGCTCGCCATCGGCGTGCTGTTGCTGGAAGTGTTACTGGCGCTGACGGTTATTCTTTGGGGTTATGGAT
- a CDS encoding DedA family protein, translating into MDINTLIAQYGYAALVIGSIAEGETITLLGGVVAHQGLLRFPLVVAAVALGGMIGDQLLYLLGVRFGPAILRRFSRHQKKINRAQQLIQRHPYLFVIGTRFMYGFRIIGPLLIGASHLPPKIFLPLNIVGAIIWALLFTTLGYVGGEVLEPWLHALDQHLRHWIWLIGVLVLVFAVRWWLKRRDRS; encoded by the coding sequence ATGGACATTAATACTCTCATTGCACAGTATGGCTATGCCGCGTTGGTTATTGGCAGCATAGCGGAAGGCGAGACTATCACCCTACTGGGTGGCGTGGTGGCGCATCAGGGGCTGCTGCGTTTTCCCCTGGTCGTGGCCGCAGTAGCGCTGGGGGGCATGATCGGCGATCAGCTACTCTATCTGCTTGGCGTCCGGTTTGGTCCGGCGATCCTGCGGCGCTTTTCCCGCCATCAGAAGAAAATCAACCGCGCCCAGCAGCTGATCCAGCGCCACCCTTACCTTTTCGTGATCGGCACCCGCTTTATGTACGGTTTCCGCATCATCGGCCCGCTGCTGATTGGGGCCAGTCACCTGCCGCCAAAAATTTTTCTGCCGCTGAACATTGTGGGCGCCATCATCTGGGCGCTGCTCTTCACTACTTTAGGCTACGTGGGCGGTGAAGTGCTGGAGCCCTGGCTGCACGCGCTGGACCAGCACCTGCGCCACTGGATCTGGCTGATTGGGGTGCTGGTGCTGGTTTTCGCGGTGCGCTGGTGGCTTAAACGCCGGGATCGCAGCTAA
- a CDS encoding SDR family oxidoreductase: MGSTNRVAIVTASDSGIGKTTALMLAERGFDIGVTWHSDEEGAMKTCREIEARGQRAEAIHLDLSQLPDGAKAIETLIERFGRLDVLVNNAGAMTKAPFLEMEYDQWRSIFSVDVDGAFLCSQIAARQMVKQGEGGRIVNITSVHEHTPLPEASAYTSAKHALGGLTKSMAMELVHHNILVNAVAPGAIATPMNDMDDSEVKPGSMPNIPLARPGHTKEIASLVAWLCDTDASYATGQSFIVDGGFMLGNPQFKPEQ, from the coding sequence ATGGGTTCAACCAATCGTGTGGCTATTGTAACGGCATCAGATTCGGGAATCGGCAAAACCACAGCGCTGATGCTGGCGGAGCGTGGGTTTGATATTGGCGTGACCTGGCACTCGGATGAAGAAGGGGCGATGAAAACCTGTCGCGAGATCGAGGCGCGCGGGCAGCGGGCAGAGGCCATCCATCTGGATCTCAGCCAACTGCCGGACGGGGCGAAAGCCATCGAGACGCTGATTGAACGTTTCGGCCGTCTTGACGTGCTGGTCAATAACGCCGGAGCGATGACCAAAGCGCCGTTTCTTGAGATGGAATATGACCAGTGGCGATCCATTTTTAGCGTCGATGTGGACGGGGCATTTCTCTGTTCGCAGATCGCCGCCCGGCAGATGGTGAAGCAGGGGGAGGGGGGACGTATCGTCAATATCACCTCGGTGCATGAACACACGCCGCTGCCGGAGGCCAGCGCTTACACCTCAGCCAAACACGCCCTCGGCGGCCTGACCAAGTCGATGGCGATGGAGCTGGTTCACCATAACATTCTGGTGAACGCCGTGGCGCCGGGCGCCATTGCCACCCCGATGAATGACATGGACGACAGCGAAGTGAAGCCCGGCTCTATGCCCAACATTCCACTGGCAAGGCCGGGGCATACCAAAGAGATTGCCAGCCTGGTCGCCTGGCTATGTGACACCGACGCCAGCTACGCCACCGGACAGTCATTTATCGTCGATGGGGGCTTTATGCTGGGCAATCCGCAGTTTAAACCGGAGCAGTAA
- the mdtQ gene encoding multidrug resistance outer membrane protein MdtQ, with protein MKRSTFYFCCLPLSLLLVACAPGHDPAASLNQQIPAAKIDTGLAAGQWPKDSWWEDFHDPELNKLITKALADAPDMTIARQRIALAEAQAKMAMAADGPEVNFSADAERQKMSAEGLMGPFAITDPAAGTTGPWYTNGTFGLTAGWDLDLWGKNRAKVEARIGKVNAQQAELQQTRQLLASSVARLYWDWQTQAAIGHLLTAIKQEQLKIIGTDRELYQHGITSSVEGVETDISASKTDERLAEVKGKMKAIEARLAALTNSPTVKLTPHALPTVESNLPSTLGYELLARRPDLQEAHWYIEASLHEVDAAKAAFYPDVNLMAFLQQDALHLSDLFRSSAQQMGVTAGLTLPIFDSGRLNANLDIAQAQSNLSIAHYNKAVVEAVNQVTRCASDVETLMAKNKHQQRVEADAARVVALAQARFNAGIVAGSRVSEARIPALQEQLAGIALQGQYVDATLQLTSALGGGYHHG; from the coding sequence ATGAAACGTTCGACTTTTTATTTCTGCTGCCTGCCTTTATCTCTGCTTCTGGTTGCCTGCGCGCCCGGCCACGATCCCGCTGCCTCGCTTAATCAACAGATCCCCGCTGCGAAAATCGATACCGGCCTGGCTGCCGGCCAGTGGCCTAAAGATAGCTGGTGGGAAGATTTTCACGATCCAGAATTAAATAAGCTGATTACCAAAGCCCTGGCCGATGCGCCGGATATGACCATTGCCCGTCAGCGCATCGCCCTTGCCGAAGCGCAGGCCAAAATGGCCATGGCTGCCGATGGCCCGGAGGTTAATTTCTCTGCCGATGCAGAGCGCCAGAAGATGTCAGCCGAAGGGCTAATGGGCCCCTTCGCGATAACCGATCCGGCGGCCGGAACCACCGGCCCCTGGTATACCAACGGCACCTTTGGCCTGACCGCCGGCTGGGATCTGGATCTGTGGGGTAAAAACCGCGCCAAGGTGGAAGCCCGCATCGGGAAGGTCAATGCACAACAGGCGGAGCTGCAGCAGACCCGTCAACTGCTTGCCAGCAGCGTGGCGCGTCTTTACTGGGACTGGCAGACCCAGGCGGCCATCGGGCATCTCTTAACCGCCATCAAACAGGAGCAGCTCAAGATTATCGGTACCGACCGGGAGCTATACCAGCATGGCATTACCTCTTCCGTGGAAGGGGTGGAAACCGACATTAGCGCCAGTAAAACCGATGAGCGACTGGCGGAGGTGAAGGGGAAAATGAAAGCCATCGAGGCACGTCTGGCGGCGCTCACCAACTCCCCGACGGTGAAGCTCACCCCGCATGCCTTGCCCACTGTGGAGAGCAATTTGCCGTCGACCCTCGGCTATGAATTACTGGCTCGCCGCCCTGATTTACAGGAGGCGCACTGGTATATCGAAGCCTCCCTGCATGAGGTGGATGCGGCGAAAGCGGCCTTCTATCCCGATGTAAACCTGATGGCCTTCCTGCAACAGGATGCGCTGCACTTAAGCGATCTGTTCCGCTCCTCGGCGCAGCAGATGGGCGTCACCGCCGGTCTGACCCTGCCAATTTTTGACAGCGGACGCCTGAATGCGAATCTTGATATTGCCCAGGCGCAAAGCAATCTGTCGATTGCTCACTACAACAAAGCGGTGGTGGAGGCGGTCAATCAGGTGACCCGCTGCGCCAGCGACGTTGAAACGCTGATGGCAAAAAATAAACATCAGCAGCGCGTGGAAGCCGATGCCGCCCGGGTCGTGGCCCTGGCGCAGGCGCGTTTCAACGCCGGGATTGTCGCAGGCTCGCGCGTCAGCGAGGCCAGAATCCCCGCCCTGCAGGAACAACTCGCCGGGATTGCGCTGCAGGGGCAATACGTGGATGCCACCCTGCAACTCACCTCTGCGCTCGGCGGCGGCTATCACCACGGGTGA